Within Desulfobacterales bacterium, the genomic segment AGGCGGTTGTAATGTCGGCCTATCATCGCAACTGGGAGATATACGGCATTAAAAACGGTTATACCGGTCTTTTAAACACCGATGAAATCGTCCGGTTAACGCCGGAAGTGGTTCGGCGGATTTCCATACTGGGCGGAACGATTCTGGGCACCACCAATAAAGGCAATCCCTTTGAAATGCCCGTAAAAAATGTGACCGGCAAAATTGAAATCCGCGATGTTTCAGATCGGGTGATTCAAAACTTTAAGCGGCTAAGATTTGACTGTCTGGTTGCAGTTGGCGGTGACGGCAGCCTTAAGATAGCCCATGATCTGTTTCAAAAAGGGATGCCGGTTATCGGTGTGCCCAAAACCATCGATAATGATCTGGGCGGCACGGTTATCACCTTTGGGTTCGATACCGCGGTCAGCACGGCCACTGAAGCCATCGACAGACTGCATTCCACCGCCAGGTCGCACGAAAGGGTCATGGTGGTGGAGGTAATGGGTCGACATGCGGGCTGGATTGCATTAAACAGCGGCATATCCGGGGCCGCGCATGTTATTTTAATACCGGAAATTCCTTTTGATATCGATAAGATTTGTGACCACATTATGGAAGATGAATTGCACGGCGACCATTATGCCATTGTGGTGGTGGCCGAAGGTGCCGCCCCCAAAGGGGCAAAGGCCCTGGATAAAGGCGCCGGCGAGATCGGACGCCAGGATGTTCTGTTGGGGGGTATCGGTGGTTTTGTGGCCCAGGAAATATCCAAACGCACCGGCAAGGATGCCCGCTCAATGGTTCTGGGGCATTTGCAGCGGGGCGGATCTCCCAC encodes:
- a CDS encoding ATP-dependent 6-phosphofructokinase; protein product: MLKGKRIAINTGGGDAPGLNAVIEAVVMSAYHRNWEIYGIKNGYTGLLNTDEIVRLTPEVVRRISILGGTILGTTNKGNPFEMPVKNVTGKIEIRDVSDRVIQNFKRLRFDCLVAVGGDGSLKIAHDLFQKGMPVIGVPKTIDNDLGGTVITFGFDTAVSTATEAIDRLHSTARSHERVMVVEVMGRHAGWIALNSGISGAAHVILIPEIPFDIDKICDHIMEDELHGDHYAIVVVAEGAAPKGAKALDKGAGEIGRQDVLLGGIGGFVAQEISKRTGKDARSMVLGHLQRGGSPTTFDRLISLRFGAAAVRLIENEKFGAMVALDPPNVKAVPLEQVIGSIKRVPLDSDSIQTARDIGICFGD